One Sphingomonas sabuli genomic region harbors:
- the purL gene encoding phosphoribosylformylglycinamidine synthase subunit PurL — MTVAEAQAPAITPDIVAEHGLSEEEYQRVLKSLGREPNLVELGIFSVMWSEHCSYKSSRVHLKTLPTEAPWVICGPGENAGIIDIGDGDAAIFKMESHNHPSYIEPYQGAATGVGGILRDVFTMGARPIANLNALRFGSPDHPKTRHLVAGVVHGIGGYGNCVGVPTVGGEVDFDDSYNGNILVNAMTVGVAKSDKIFYSAAAGIGNPVVYVGSKTGRDGIHGATMASADFSEDSEEKRPTVQVGDPFTEKLLIEACLELMASDAIVAIQDMGAAGLTSSSVEMASKGGVGIRLDMNKVPCREEGMTPYEMMLSESQERMLMVLKPGREAEAEAIFRKWELDFAVIGEVTDTGRMVLEFGGETVCDIPLDPLADEAPCYERPYEIPAAPAPLANVPDSADLAAELLQLVASPNLASRRWVWEQYDQTVGADTIQTPGGDAAVVRVHGTRKALAMTTDVTPRYCKADPVEGGRQAVAEAYRNLCAVGARPLAITNCLNFGNPQRPEIMGQFVGCLQGMAEACKALDFPVVSGNVSLYNETKADDGSSQAILPTPAIGGVGLLADSARMATIGFKQSGDVLVVLGTRGGHLGQSLWLKEVHGRSDGPPPPVDLDSERRTGDFVRAMVERGALTAVHDVSGGGLAVALAEMAMAGGVGALVQPSGPGHIARQFFAEDQGLYVATIDDAHLLDFLTGADAAGVQVEPIGRTAGKRLIFELADTDFCVSIDELRTAHRSFFPRLMGEDAALA; from the coding sequence ATGACCGTCGCAGAAGCGCAAGCCCCCGCCATCACCCCTGACATCGTCGCCGAGCATGGCCTCAGCGAGGAAGAATATCAGCGCGTCCTCAAAAGCCTTGGCCGCGAACCCAACCTGGTCGAACTCGGCATCTTCTCGGTGATGTGGTCGGAGCATTGTTCGTACAAAAGCTCGCGCGTCCACCTGAAGACCCTGCCGACCGAGGCGCCGTGGGTGATCTGCGGGCCGGGCGAGAATGCCGGGATCATCGACATCGGCGACGGCGATGCCGCCATCTTCAAGATGGAAAGCCACAACCACCCCTCGTACATCGAGCCCTATCAGGGCGCGGCGACCGGCGTCGGCGGCATCCTGCGCGACGTCTTCACCATGGGCGCGCGGCCGATCGCCAACCTCAACGCCCTGCGGTTCGGGTCGCCCGACCATCCCAAGACGCGGCACCTGGTCGCGGGCGTGGTCCACGGCATCGGCGGCTACGGCAATTGCGTCGGCGTCCCGACCGTCGGCGGCGAGGTGGATTTCGACGACAGCTACAACGGCAACATCCTCGTCAACGCGATGACCGTCGGAGTCGCGAAGTCGGACAAGATTTTCTATTCCGCCGCTGCCGGCATCGGCAATCCGGTGGTCTATGTCGGGTCCAAGACCGGCCGCGACGGAATCCACGGGGCGACCATGGCGTCGGCCGATTTCTCCGAGGATTCGGAGGAAAAGCGCCCGACCGTGCAGGTCGGCGACCCGTTCACCGAGAAGCTGCTGATCGAGGCCTGCCTTGAACTGATGGCGTCGGACGCGATCGTCGCCATCCAGGACATGGGCGCCGCCGGCCTTACCTCCTCGTCGGTCGAAATGGCGTCCAAGGGCGGCGTCGGCATCCGCCTCGACATGAACAAGGTGCCGTGCCGCGAGGAGGGCATGACGCCCTACGAAATGATGCTCTCGGAATCGCAGGAGCGGATGCTGATGGTGCTGAAGCCCGGCCGCGAAGCCGAGGCCGAGGCGATTTTCCGCAAGTGGGAGCTCGATTTCGCGGTCATCGGCGAAGTCACCGACACCGGCCGCATGGTGCTGGAATTCGGCGGCGAGACGGTGTGCGACATCCCGCTCGATCCCCTTGCCGACGAAGCCCCCTGCTACGAGCGGCCCTACGAAATTCCGGCCGCCCCGGCCCCGCTGGCCAACGTGCCGGACAGCGCCGACCTGGCCGCGGAGCTGCTGCAGCTGGTCGCCTCGCCCAACCTCGCCAGCCGCCGTTGGGTGTGGGAGCAATATGACCAGACGGTCGGCGCCGACACCATCCAGACGCCGGGCGGCGACGCCGCCGTGGTCCGCGTGCACGGCACCAGGAAGGCGCTGGCGATGACCACCGACGTCACCCCGCGCTATTGCAAGGCGGACCCGGTAGAAGGCGGCCGCCAGGCCGTCGCCGAGGCCTATCGTAACCTGTGCGCCGTCGGCGCGCGCCCGCTGGCGATCACCAACTGCCTCAACTTCGGCAATCCGCAGCGGCCCGAAATCATGGGCCAGTTCGTCGGCTGCCTCCAGGGCATGGCCGAAGCCTGCAAGGCGCTCGACTTCCCGGTCGTGAGCGGCAACGTCTCGCTCTACAACGAAACCAAGGCCGACGACGGCAGCAGCCAGGCGATCCTGCCGACCCCGGCGATCGGCGGCGTCGGCCTGCTCGCCGACAGCGCGCGGATGGCGACCATCGGCTTCAAGCAGTCCGGCGACGTGCTGGTCGTGCTCGGCACGCGCGGCGGCCATCTCGGCCAGTCGCTGTGGCTCAAGGAAGTGCACGGCCGGTCCGACGGCCCGCCGCCGCCGGTCGATCTCGACAGCGAGCGGCGCACCGGCGACTTCGTTCGCGCGATGGTCGAACGCGGCGCGCTAACCGCCGTCCACGACGTATCGGGCGGCGGCCTTGCCGTGGCGCTGGCGGAAATGGCGATGGCCGGCGGGGTCGGCGCGCTGGTCCAGCCATCCGGCCCCGGCCATATCGCGCGCCAGTTCTTCGCCGAGGACCAGGGCCTATACGTCGCGACGATCGACGATGCGCATTTGCTCGACTTCCTCACCGGCGCGGACGCCGCCGGGGTGCAGGTCGAACCTATCGGGCGGACCGCCGGAAAGCGGCTGATCTTCGAGCTCGCCGACACGGATTTCTGCGTGTCGATCGACGAGCTGCGTACCGCGCACCGCAGCTTCTTCCCCAGGCTGATGGGTGAGGACGCCGCGCTGGCCTAG
- a CDS encoding (2Fe-2S)-binding protein yields MILCVCNAITEREVRDLARAGARTPEEAYAALGHEPQCGSCLCYADRLMAEERSRRPAPKLRIVA; encoded by the coding sequence ATGATCCTGTGCGTCTGCAATGCCATCACTGAACGGGAGGTCCGCGACCTCGCCCGCGCCGGCGCTCGTACGCCCGAGGAGGCCTATGCCGCCTTGGGGCATGAGCCGCAGTGCGGCAGCTGCCTGTGCTATGCCGACCGGCTGATGGCCGAGGAGCGCTCCAGGCGCCCCGCCCCCAAGCTGCGCATCGTCGCCTGA